TACCAAGAGGGTCGCTGCATTTCTCCTCACTATTACGAATCTCACGCCCTCGGCGGGCAAGCCGCTCAAGGATGAGCGTTCGCTGTTGATTTGCGTTCTCGTAGGCGACACACGCTCGCAGCGTCTCCATATTGTGAATCGTCACGACACAGTGTTGACAACTCGCGAGTTTGGCGGTTCGAGTCGCTGTGCTGGCGACAGCTCGTTTGAATCCATCTCTTGCTTTGGATCGTTCACTGATAATCGTCTCCGCTCTTACAGAGGCGAAATAGACCGTACCACCCCGCTACTCGTCGTCTCCTGGTTGGATCTGGCGAGCGTCCTCGGCGAGGTCGTGGATGTACTCCCGAAGCGTCTCCATGTCCTCGTGGGCCTCTTCGAGCGTTTTCGCCTTCACTTTGGCCGTGAGCTTGTCCTGATCGCGAGTCCCAGTGCCGCGAGTCAGCTTCACGGTGAGTGAGACGCCGACATCGCTTCGCTCGACGTATTCAGTAGGAGTCTGTCGCGCACTGTTCTCGGTCGATTCTGCGTTCGTACGGGACTGCTGGGTGTGTTCTGGCATGGATTGCTCTCTGACTGTTAGTTGACGGACGGTGCGACCGGTTCGTCGACTGTCTCGCGAAGGGCGGCGTCGATCTCGCGCCCGGTGAGTCGCCAGCAGCCGTCTGGTTCTGTACATTCCAGCTGGCTCACGACCTTGGTCTTGAATTCCATGTACTCCTCGAGGGCGACGTCCTCGTCGTCAGTGTAGTCGAGGAGGAGCGCGAGCGCGAGTTGGGCCGGACCACTGCCACAGTATCCAACCTCGAATCCGCTCGGACTGTGGTTCGCCAATTCGAGACTCCGATCGGGTGTCACCTGTTCTTGGCCGGGCTGTTTCTCGACGATGACGCGCCCTCGATGACGGTAGCCGACGTAGACGACGTCGCCGTCATCTGAGGCGCCTCTCTGTACGTGCGAGTGTAAGTCGGTGATTCCACTCATCGTTCTGTTCGTGGGATGCTCGTTCGAGCATCCCCGCACCCCTTTTCGGGGGTGAAAAACCGCTCACAGTTACTAATCCAGATGTTCGATGGAACGACGGTGAACTGTCTATCTCTCATAGCCGGTATCGTCGTTAGTTGGATCGACACGGGCGAACTACAAGCCTAATACGCTCATGGGCAGACTGGGAGCCCGCAACAGCTGGTATAACCCTTGGACTCGTAGTCCGTCTCGCCGAGATACTATCCAATACAGATGGCCTCGTCCCGATCGAGAATCGTCGTAATAGCCACCCTGCTTGAGAGATGTCTCAAGGTTTCTACCCATGTTGGGATGCGAGGAGCTCTCTTTGTTGGAAGCTGGTTTGCCCTCTATATCACTGCTGGTGTCATCGGGACTGTATTGGGCTGGTTTCGTCCTCCATTCGCCTTTCTTTCGCTTGATTCGGATCCCTTCTTCGTTATTGGAAGCGCGCTCATTGGGCTGTTTATCGTCCAAAGTTCGAGCTCATTACTCCTCTATCACTTTCTCGTCGGATTTGAGGATGAGAAGTCACAATTTGCCGTGTTGATGGGCTTTATCAGCCTCGGATTCGGTGGATCGCTCCTCCGGGTGATTCTTCCTACGGTAATTCAGATCTCTACGATTTATCTCTGATTTTACTCTTGATTGCCGGACTGATGCCGAGGCTTCCTGATCGCCACCAGCCATAGAAGACGACAAAGATGGCCGCTGAAAGCTGGAACCCTGTTTGGAGAACTCCTGCTTGCCCGATCAGCCACTCTGGCCCCTGGACGGCCAAGGGAGCGATGGAGACAGATGGGTCTTGATCGAGGGGGAAGACGTATCCTGATACGAAATTGAATCCCGCGTGAATACCGACCGGGAGTGCAAGTTGCCCTGTTATCAGATACGCAAGACCCAGTAATAATCCTGCCCCAAGGTAGTGAAACCCGACGAGGAGTGTCGGTGCCGGGTGCACTACTGCAAACAGGAATGCCGAGATTCCCCATGCTGAAGCAATCGTAACTGGCGAAGAGACCCATCGCAGGTCAAGGCCCTCAATGGCGTTCGTCAGGATATACCCTCGATAGACGAACTCTTCCACAAGTGCGATACAGACAGTGACCACGATCGCTAATCCAATATTAGCTAACGTACTGGCCGTCAAGGTGAACGCAGCCTCGGGAACTGCGAGCCATCCCACAGCAAGCCCTAGGAGTACTGCAGCTGTTGGAATCGCACTCCCAATTAGAGCGCCAGCAACACTATCTGTCAACCAGTACCGATCAATACACAGACCGAAGCGGTAAACTGGTCTCTTATCGACAAACAGAGCCGCTGCAAACAGCAGCCCGACCGTACAGAGTCCCAACAGCAAGCGGAGCCCAGCAGCTCGCAAGAGTCCCGTTCCAGACGGATCGATAAGCGCCGGGATTGAGAGGAAGACGACTGCATAGACCATCCAGAAGAGATAGACTCGAATAAACGCGCGTGGTCGTTGCTCGGTCTCGTTCCATGCGAGGAGTCGAAGCCGGCGAAGATATTCACGTAAATATGGATGCATGATACTCTGATTGTGGCAGTGCCTGAATCAACTCATCAGCTCGTTGAATTTCTGAATACCGGTATCCGTTCCGGCGATAATGAGCTCGTCGTCCGGTTCGATACGGAACTCGGGGCCAACATCCGTAATCACCTCATCATTACGTTCAACGCCAACGACCGTGCACCCTGTCTTTGAGCGGACTAATGCCTCTCCGAGAGTCTGTCCGGTCAGCTTTGGTGCGGGGGTACGGATCACTTCGACTTGCTGGTCCAGCGAAAGTACGTCCTCGTCTTCGAGGATGGTTGAGGCGATCATTCGACCGCTCACAGTCGCTAGTGATAACACGTAGTCTGCGCCGGCACGATACATCTTCTGGGTACTCTGGGCCTCTTCAACGCGAGCGATAACCTCTGTCTGTGGACTGAGGTCACGAATCACGAGGGTGGCGAACTCGGACGTTGTGTCGTCAGGAAGCGTCAAAATCACCGACCGAGCATCACTGATCTCCGCTTTTTCTAGTGTTTCGGGATCAGTTGCATCTCCAATAACGTCAACACCCTCCATCTCCGTCTGGTCAACGACCGTGTACGGGAGATTCGCTTCGGAAAGTGCATCAGTGATCGTCCGGCCGACTTGCCCATACCCCACTACAATCGTCTCACCGTGATCAAATCGTCTGATTTCTGAGAGCGTGAGTTCTTTCAACCGCTCGAGTTGATCCTCACGGCCGGTCACGAGCAGTACGGTCCCGTTCGTAAGCGTCGCCGTCGGCGAAGGTGGACTCTCAAATTCACCTCGGAACCAGGCTCCGATAACGTTGACACCGGCTCGCTCTCGAATGCCACTCTCGGCTAACGTCGTCCCGATTAACCGACTTCCACGATGAATCGGCAGTTCAGCGATTTCGATGTCTCCCCCGATTTCGATTGACCCATCCAAATCGCTGGTCACCGAGGTTGTGACTTTCGAGGCGAGACTCTTGCCAAGAAGTGGGCGTGGTGAAAGAACCTCATCAGCACCGGCAAGCCGGTGATAGGCCGTACGATTCGGCTCTTCGACGACGCTGACAATTGGTATCTCCTCTGCGACCTCCTGGGCCGTCAAGACGATGCTCGCATCGACCTGATCAGAGACGTCAGCGACGAGTGCCCGTGCTTCAGGGAGCCCTGCTTGTTCGAGTCCGTCGACCGACTCTGGATCCTCGTGGATAATCGTGTACTCGTTCTCGTAGAGATCAGTTGCTCGCTCCCGGTCTGGCTCAACGATGACATACTCTACATCCCATGATTCGAGTTCGGCGATGAGGGCATCGGTTCGAGGAGTAAACGAACAGATCACCACGTGGTCAGAGAGTCCGTTCTCGATCGATTTCGGAACAGTCGTTGAGAGCACATCTTCCAGGAGAGGAAACACCAACACGGGGAGGGCCATAAAAATCAAGGCCACGCCTGTGAGGTCCATCACGATGACGAACGCGTTCATTTCCGGACTCTGCCATGGGGCATCCGATCCAAATCCGGTAGTTGTGAACGTCTCAACGACGACCTGTAATGAATGAAGGAATGAGAGACTCTCTCCTTCATAGATACGCATCCCGTGGTGATAGAGGACAGCGTACACGAGAATGAGCCCAGTCAAGAGAACTGAATAATAGACGGTTCGTCGCTGCCACTTATCCATAACTGAGCAGAGTCACTCAACCACACTAAACCATGTGGAGTCGCATACCCTTCAGTGGCTCTTACTCTTCGAGCGAAGTCGTGAGTGTATATCCCGCATCGGAAAGCGCGGCTACGATGTGGGACTCGTGTTCGGGTTCTATCTCACCTTGTAAGCGAATGGTAGCGTTCTGGATATCCTCGAAGGCGAAGTGATACGAGACAATCGCGAACTCACCCTGTTCGTCGGTTCCCATGACCTCGACGACGACCTCATCAGCCCATTCGTATGTTTTTGTATCAGTTACTTCCTCCATCGACGCTCTCTATTAGAGTTCGTGGGTTCGGTATAAGAGAATCTCGGCAGTCCGTCCACTCGCAAGAATAACTTCACAAACGGACTCTGAACTCTCAGATTTGGGTTCAGTGAATCGTGACCACACAATAGAACTGAGGAAACCCTACTCTTCTCAGGGTTAAAGGAGCTGGCGGCCACATTCCTCACAATTCTCTAGCCGGGGGTCCACCTTCGCACCACAGCCAGGACATACGAGATCTACGTTGGAAAAGAGGAGGGTGTTGTTCCTAAAGCGTTGATAGTATTTCTTCCAATCAACCATACCTCTCTCGTTATCTAGGTTCTTATGGGTCTTTTGGGACTCCCACGGAAATCATCGATAACACGCTCTATGACCAAACCTGAGCGAACCTCAACTCACACCCCTTTCTCAAGAAGAATAGCGGGGTTTATAGAATTCACCCGTCTTCGTCCGAGCATGGTCATTTACGAAGCGGATGTTCCGGGCGTCGGAAAACGCTACGAGGTGGAAACTGGTGATACTGAACGATTCGTAGTCATTGTCCACCACGATGGCAAACGAGAGATTTTCCGTCGTGATCACCCAGATGCCGATGCTGAGAAACTCTTCGAGTTCCCGGCTGGTGTGTCGCGAGAGATTGTAACTGCACTTCAGGGTGTAGACTTCCAACCGCTCGATCTCGATGATGTCGATATGCCACTCGGAAACGCAATTATGGAGTGGGTCGAAATCCCTGATGACTCTCCACTCGCCGGTGAGACCATCCAAGCAGCACAGCTCCGCCAGAAGACTGGCGCAACCGTTGCTGCCATCCAACGAGAGGATGACACTCTCGCCAGCCCGAAAGCGGACACCGTTCTCCAGCCCGGTGATATCCTCGTTGTCATCGGAACTCGGCCCGAACAGAAATCGTTCGAATCCCTGATCAAGACTGGATCTACAGAGACATCGAACTAATTTCTCTCATGGCTGGAGCACTACTCTTAGAGGTCGGTATCGCACTCGTTACGCTTGCTCTCGTTGGGGCGCTCGCCCATCGATTCCGGCAGTCAGTTATCCCTGGCTACATCGCCGCTGGGATTCTCGTTGGGCCGTACGTCCCGACAGAGATCGGCGGCATCTCGCTTCGACTGGTCGGGAATAGCGAATTCGTCAGCACTGTTGGCGAACTGGGGATTATTCTCCTCCTGTTCTTCTTGGGATTGGAGTTTAATGTGGGAACATTGGTCGCAAATAAGACCCGGCTCGCAAAGCTCGGAGGGCTCGATCTCGTTCTCAATGGGATCATGGGGGTCCTCATCGGGTACGTGTTCGGCTTTGGAGTGACCGGTATCATCCTTATCACGGGAATTGTCTACATCTCGTCGAGCGCGATTATCACAAAGTCGCTTACAGATGCTGGGTGGCTCGCGAACCCCGAGAGTGACGTTATTCTGAGCACGCTCGTTGTTGAGGACATTGTCATCGCCGTCTATCTCGCGGTTGTTTCTGCACTTGTGCTGGGTGGGGGGACATTCGCTGAAGCAACGATGACGGTCGTCCAGGCGTTCGTCTTCTTGGCCGCGCTTGCCGCTGTTGCCTATCTCGGAACAGACTACATCGAACGGATCTTCGACGTTGGGCCGGACGAATTGTTCGTCCTTCGTATTGTCGGGGTTGCAGTGCTGATTGGTGCAATCGCCCTCTCGATTGGTGTGAGCGAAGCGGTGGCTGCCTTCTTTGTCGGCACTGCCTTCAGTGAAACTGACCTCATCGAACGAATCGAACATCTCGTCACCCCCCTCCGGGATATTTTCGCAGCAGTGTTCTTCTTCTCAATTGGGTTGTCCACCGACCTCCGAGTCGTCGCTGGTGTAGCGCTTCTGTTACTCGTTGCCGTCATTCTGACAACTGGAACGAAACTGATCAGTGGCTATGCGAGCGGGAGAGTGTATGGGCTGAGCACCCTCCGATCAACTCGTGTCGGAATGGGATTAGTTGCTCGCGGCGAGTTCTCACTCATCATCGCGACGCTAGCGAGTACGAGTGCGATTCCCGTGATTAGGAACACAGTTCCTGCATTCGCTGTTGGATACGTCCTTGTGATGAGTCTTCTTGGAACGCTGTTGATTGAGTATGAGGATACCATATCTTCCGTGCTTGGCATCTCTCCGTAAGGATTCTAGATCAAAATCCACGGTCACCTCCTCATGAAACCTCTCCTGCACCAGAAGAACTAGGACGTCCGCTGGGTCTGAGAATTGCTCAGAGGTGGTATCTGATGTAAAATCATTACGCCAAGTGTGAGACCTCCCCGGACTCGTCAACGTCGTCAAATTCACCGCGCTCGACCGGCTCCCAGTCGGTGCCGGGTTCGGGACTCCACCAATCAACTGTGTAGGTACCCGGGGCGCCGAGAATCTTCACCCGAGCCG
The Halomarina pelagica DNA segment above includes these coding regions:
- a CDS encoding DUF7389 domain-containing protein is translated as MPEHTQQSRTNAESTENSARQTPTEYVERSDVGVSLTVKLTRGTGTRDQDKLTAKVKAKTLEEAHEDMETLREYIHDLAEDARQIQPGDDE
- a CDS encoding DUF6166 domain-containing protein — protein: MSGITDLHSHVQRGASDDGDVVYVGYRHRGRVIVEKQPGQEQVTPDRSLELANHSPSGFEVGYCGSGPAQLALALLLDYTDDEDVALEEYMEFKTKVVSQLECTEPDGCWRLTGREIDAALRETVDEPVAPSVN
- a CDS encoding CPBP family intramembrane glutamic endopeptidase — translated: MVYAVVFLSIPALIDPSGTGLLRAAGLRLLLGLCTVGLLFAAALFVDKRPVYRFGLCIDRYWLTDSVAGALIGSAIPTAAVLLGLAVGWLAVPEAAFTLTASTLANIGLAIVVTVCIALVEEFVYRGYILTNAIEGLDLRWVSSPVTIASAWGISAFLFAVVHPAPTLLVGFHYLGAGLLLGLAYLITGQLALPVGIHAGFNFVSGYVFPLDQDPSVSIAPLAVQGPEWLIGQAGVLQTGFQLSAAIFVVFYGWWRSGSLGISPAIKSKIRDKS
- a CDS encoding potassium channel family protein — its product is MDKWQRRTVYYSVLLTGLILVYAVLYHHGMRIYEGESLSFLHSLQVVVETFTTTGFGSDAPWQSPEMNAFVIVMDLTGVALIFMALPVLVFPLLEDVLSTTVPKSIENGLSDHVVICSFTPRTDALIAELESWDVEYVIVEPDRERATDLYENEYTIIHEDPESVDGLEQAGLPEARALVADVSDQVDASIVLTAQEVAEEIPIVSVVEEPNRTAYHRLAGADEVLSPRPLLGKSLASKVTTSVTSDLDGSIEIGGDIEIAELPIHRGSRLIGTTLAESGIRERAGVNVIGAWFRGEFESPPSPTATLTNGTVLLVTGREDQLERLKELTLSEIRRFDHGETIVVGYGQVGRTITDALSEANLPYTVVDQTEMEGVDVIGDATDPETLEKAEISDARSVILTLPDDTTSEFATLVIRDLSPQTEVIARVEEAQSTQKMYRAGADYVLSLATVSGRMIASTILEDEDVLSLDQQVEVIRTPAPKLTGQTLGEALVRSKTGCTVVGVERNDEVITDVGPEFRIEPDDELIIAGTDTGIQKFNELMS
- a CDS encoding cation:proton antiporter regulatory subunit, which codes for MVIYEADVPGVGKRYEVETGDTERFVVIVHHDGKREIFRRDHPDADAEKLFEFPAGVSREIVTALQGVDFQPLDLDDVDMPLGNAIMEWVEIPDDSPLAGETIQAAQLRQKTGATVAAIQREDDTLASPKADTVLQPGDILVVIGTRPEQKSFESLIKTGSTETSN
- a CDS encoding cation:proton antiporter, which translates into the protein MAGALLLEVGIALVTLALVGALAHRFRQSVIPGYIAAGILVGPYVPTEIGGISLRLVGNSEFVSTVGELGIILLLFFLGLEFNVGTLVANKTRLAKLGGLDLVLNGIMGVLIGYVFGFGVTGIILITGIVYISSSAIITKSLTDAGWLANPESDVILSTLVVEDIVIAVYLAVVSALVLGGGTFAEATMTVVQAFVFLAALAAVAYLGTDYIERIFDVGPDELFVLRIVGVAVLIGAIALSIGVSEAVAAFFVGTAFSETDLIERIEHLVTPLRDIFAAVFFFSIGLSTDLRVVAGVALLLLVAVILTTGTKLISGYASGRVYGLSTLRSTRVGMGLVARGEFSLIIATLASTSAIPVIRNTVPAFAVGYVLVMSLLGTLLIEYEDTISSVLGISP